The proteins below are encoded in one region of Effusibacillus dendaii:
- the mraZ gene encoding division/cell wall cluster transcriptional repressor MraZ translates to MFMGEYQHSVDEKGRLIIPAKFREDLGAGFVVTRGLDHCLFVYPRKEWETLEAKLKTLPLTSSDARAFVRFFFSGASECDLDKQGRILIPGTLRDYAKLVRDCVVIGVSSRVEIWAKETWEAYSTDAADSFAAIAEKLTDLNF, encoded by the coding sequence GTGTTCATGGGCGAATATCAGCATAGCGTGGACGAGAAAGGGCGCTTGATCATCCCGGCAAAATTCAGGGAGGATCTAGGGGCTGGTTTTGTTGTTACCCGCGGCCTCGATCACTGCTTATTCGTATACCCCCGCAAAGAGTGGGAGACGCTAGAGGCGAAATTGAAAACCCTTCCATTAACAAGTTCAGATGCCCGCGCCTTTGTCCGTTTCTTCTTTTCCGGGGCAAGTGAATGCGACTTGGACAAGCAGGGGCGCATCTTGATCCCCGGCACACTTCGCGACTATGCAAAATTGGTTCGCGACTGCGTGGTTATCGGAGTTTCCAGCCGAGTCGAAATCTGGGCAAAAGAAACTTGGGAAGCATACAGCACAGATGCTGCTGATTCTTTTGCAGCAATCGCGGAAAAGCTGACCGACCTTAACTTCTAG
- the rsmH gene encoding 16S rRNA (cytosine(1402)-N(4))-methyltransferase RsmH has translation MVMSAFHHISVFAEEAVEALDLKPNGIYVDCTLGGAGHSKRILERTLPNGKLLAIDQDLHAIENARRVLADFSGRFELIHANFKRLKEVVEPFAPDGVDGILFDLGVSSPQLDEAERGFSYMQDAPLDMRMDTTQPFTAYDLVNTWSEQEMADVIYRYGEERWGKRIAEFIAKARTNGPIQTTGQLVDIIKAAIPAGARREGPHPAKRTFQAFRIAVNDELGVFETAVRDAVDCLKKGGRVAVITFHSLEDRIAKNVFQEAAKGCICPPELPVCVCQNKPKVKVITRKPILPSRTELEQNPRARSAKLRIAERI, from the coding sequence ATGGTCATGTCGGCGTTTCATCATATTTCTGTATTTGCGGAAGAAGCAGTCGAAGCACTGGATTTAAAACCAAATGGAATCTACGTCGATTGTACGCTCGGCGGCGCTGGACACAGCAAGCGGATCTTAGAGCGAACTTTGCCAAACGGGAAACTGCTGGCGATCGATCAGGACCTGCATGCGATCGAAAATGCGCGCCGTGTGCTGGCCGATTTTTCGGGCCGGTTTGAGTTGATCCACGCCAATTTTAAACGATTGAAGGAAGTTGTGGAACCGTTTGCTCCCGATGGAGTAGATGGAATCCTGTTTGATCTCGGAGTCAGTTCTCCCCAATTGGATGAAGCGGAGCGGGGATTCAGCTATATGCAGGACGCGCCGCTCGACATGCGGATGGATACGACGCAGCCGTTTACCGCTTACGATCTGGTAAACACCTGGAGCGAACAGGAGATGGCGGACGTCATTTATCGATATGGAGAAGAGCGGTGGGGCAAGCGGATTGCCGAATTTATCGCAAAAGCCCGTACAAACGGCCCGATTCAAACTACAGGTCAACTGGTCGATATTATAAAAGCAGCCATCCCTGCAGGGGCGCGGCGGGAAGGACCGCATCCGGCAAAACGTACGTTTCAGGCGTTTCGCATCGCGGTAAATGATGAATTGGGCGTATTTGAAACCGCTGTCCGGGATGCGGTTGATTGTTTAAAAAAAGGCGGCCGGGTGGCGGTCATCACCTTCCACTCGCTGGAAGACAGAATCGCCAAAAACGTTTTCCAGGAAGCAGCAAAAGGGTGCATTTGTCCGCCCGAACTGCCGGTGTGCGTTTGCCAAAACAAACCGAAGGTGAAAGTGATTACAAGAAAACCGATTTTGCCTTCAAGAACCGAATTGGAACAAAACCCGCGAGCGCGATCTGCTAAACTTCGCATCGCAGAACGGATATAA
- a CDS encoding Arc family DNA-binding protein has translation MVGKKQFPLRLDPKLYEALEKWASDELRSVNSHIEFLLREALKRSGRFKGEKTDE, from the coding sequence ATGGTAGGCAAGAAACAATTTCCGCTGCGTCTCGATCCGAAACTGTACGAAGCTCTTGAAAAATGGGCCTCTGACGAACTGCGAAGCGTAAATTCCCACATCGAATTTCTGCTGCGGGAAGCGCTCAAACGGTCGGGCCGATTTAAAGGTGAAAAAACGGATGAATGA
- a CDS encoding PASTA domain-containing penicillin-binding protein, translating into MIDHQASSRSKWVRLFILLGLVLLIGRLAYIQIFKSAAWAQAAESIWKEKDVVPAVRGTIYDRNGKKLAYTTVAYDVQADLSIMEAARKEAAGGKTKDGKPVDPEQGDPAAYARKLAPLLQMTEQQIYEKLKPKPNVIGIPLKQEVDSETADKIDKLKLKGIFMTKTTMRHYPNGAFASHLLGFVTQDGKGGAGVELQYNDVLKGTDGVRKYLRDRNGNPLPYEQELLTPAVDGKDVYLTIDQTIQHYVEDALDRLVNQYKPLNASIVAADPNTGEILGIANRPSFDPNKFAEADQRVLDNNRAVDAAFEPGSTFKIVTLTAALNEHVVNLNDTFQSGKIQVKGATHPISDWNGGVGWGRITFREGMDHSSNVAMVTLAQRLGWDRLYKYIDLYGFNQKTGIDLPGEGSPILFTDKDKNDLNLAVTSFGQGISVTPMQQVAAVTAVANGGSVMRPFVMKEIRDPKTGATIQEQKPHVISHVATPEVMAEMRSVMEEVVSSDTSKAGYIEGYRIAGKTGTAQIAKPTGGYETDRFNCSFIGFAPVDNPKLLVYVTVDSPNNDLQFGNVVATPFARDVFANVLPYLGVQPEGKSKQPDDSAAAKQVVMTTVPDWQGMTGNQALQSAGSGKIRLQVIGSGEKVTAQWPKAGSKVPQGTSAIVMTSGAQDAQGNVQVPDLTGRTLRESAEILSMLNLNLETSGSGFVISQANPPGTKVPAGTVIKVQLGVK; encoded by the coding sequence ATGATCGATCACCAGGCGAGTTCGCGTTCCAAATGGGTCCGACTGTTCATTTTGCTCGGATTGGTTTTGTTGATTGGGCGGCTGGCATATATTCAGATTTTCAAGAGCGCTGCTTGGGCGCAAGCGGCCGAGAGCATATGGAAAGAAAAAGATGTGGTGCCCGCTGTTCGCGGCACCATTTATGACCGAAACGGAAAAAAACTGGCTTACACGACTGTCGCCTATGATGTGCAAGCCGATCTCAGCATTATGGAGGCGGCAAGGAAAGAGGCGGCAGGTGGCAAAACGAAAGACGGCAAACCGGTCGATCCGGAACAGGGCGATCCTGCCGCTTACGCCAGGAAATTGGCCCCCCTCCTGCAAATGACCGAACAGCAGATTTACGAAAAGTTAAAACCGAAACCTAACGTCATTGGCATTCCGCTCAAGCAGGAAGTCGATTCCGAGACAGCCGACAAGATTGACAAGTTGAAACTTAAAGGGATTTTCATGACAAAGACGACCATGCGCCACTATCCGAACGGTGCGTTCGCCTCTCACTTGTTGGGGTTTGTGACACAGGACGGGAAGGGAGGCGCGGGGGTTGAACTGCAGTACAATGACGTACTGAAAGGTACGGATGGAGTCCGCAAGTATTTACGGGATCGAAACGGAAACCCGTTGCCCTATGAACAGGAACTCCTGACTCCCGCCGTCGACGGCAAAGACGTATATCTGACGATCGATCAGACGATTCAGCATTATGTGGAAGACGCTTTAGACCGTTTGGTCAATCAGTATAAACCGCTAAACGCTTCGATTGTGGCGGCAGACCCGAACACGGGGGAAATTCTGGGAATCGCAAACCGTCCGTCGTTCGATCCAAATAAATTTGCGGAAGCGGATCAACGGGTTCTTGACAATAATCGGGCGGTCGACGCCGCGTTTGAACCTGGTTCGACGTTCAAAATCGTAACGTTGACCGCCGCATTGAACGAACATGTGGTCAATTTAAATGACACGTTTCAATCCGGTAAAATTCAGGTGAAAGGTGCCACCCATCCGATTAGTGACTGGAACGGAGGCGTCGGTTGGGGAAGAATCACATTCCGGGAAGGAATGGACCATTCCAGTAACGTGGCCATGGTAACCTTGGCACAGCGATTAGGATGGGACAGACTCTATAAATATATTGATTTGTATGGTTTCAATCAAAAAACGGGAATCGATTTGCCGGGAGAAGGAAGTCCTATTTTATTTACAGATAAGGACAAGAATGATTTGAACCTGGCGGTAACGTCATTCGGCCAAGGGATTTCCGTAACGCCCATGCAGCAGGTAGCAGCCGTGACAGCAGTAGCAAACGGCGGCAGTGTGATGCGTCCGTTTGTAATGAAAGAAATCCGTGATCCAAAGACCGGGGCGACCATTCAGGAACAGAAACCGCATGTGATCAGCCATGTGGCGACTCCGGAAGTGATGGCGGAAATGCGCAGCGTCATGGAAGAAGTGGTCAGCAGCGACACCTCGAAAGCGGGCTATATTGAGGGGTACCGGATTGCCGGGAAGACAGGAACGGCCCAAATCGCGAAACCAACAGGCGGTTATGAAACGGATCGTTTCAATTGTTCGTTCATCGGATTTGCCCCGGTGGACAATCCGAAATTGTTGGTCTATGTGACGGTCGATTCTCCGAACAACGATTTGCAGTTTGGCAATGTGGTGGCTACGCCGTTTGCCCGCGATGTGTTTGCCAATGTATTGCCCTATCTGGGGGTACAACCGGAAGGCAAATCGAAACAGCCGGATGACAGTGCAGCGGCAAAACAGGTGGTTATGACAACCGTTCCCGATTGGCAAGGAATGACGGGAAATCAGGCCTTGCAGTCGGCCGGATCGGGCAAAATCCGTCTGCAGGTGATTGGCAGCGGCGAGAAAGTAACCGCTCAGTGGCCGAAAGCGGGCAGCAAGGTGCCGCAGGGAACATCAGCCATCGTAATGACAAGCGGTGCGCAGGACGCGCAGGGAAATGTGCAAGTTCCCGATTTGACCGGGAGGACATTACGGGAATCGGCAGAAATTTTGTCGATGCTGAATTTGAATTTGGAAACCAGCGGTTCCGGTTTTGTAATCAGTCAGGCGAATCCGCCCGGGACAAAAGTGCCAGCGGGCACTGTCATTAAAGTGCAGCTTGGTGTTAAATAG
- a CDS encoding ketopantoate reductase family protein has product MNEKPDLKIAVIGAGAIGKLVAARLAAAGFSIQMLVRRREQANLLNEKGVTLQQMNGRRMTVPVQATTEATDLAADLVILTVKSFDTAVGASQIADMAGIPYVLSLQNGLGNGEALASVLGAERVLLGITTYGATSLSDGEVAARGEGELVIGEYQSNSAIKQTISDLTQADSIFSQAGWNVRRAADMRKEIWLKALINIGINPLTAIHRTVNGEIAARPDLRKMALAAVWEAGRIAVANGILAMEDVQAAADRMLQVCQQTAANRSSMLQDIENGRPTEIDSLNGQIVQMGKELQIETPVNLVLTHYIKELQNR; this is encoded by the coding sequence ATGAATGAGAAACCAGACCTGAAAATTGCCGTGATAGGGGCCGGCGCCATCGGCAAACTGGTGGCCGCCCGTTTGGCGGCAGCCGGATTTTCCATACAGATGCTGGTCCGCCGACGGGAACAGGCGAATCTTTTAAATGAAAAAGGGGTCACGCTTCAACAAATGAACGGGCGGCGGATGACAGTCCCGGTTCAAGCGACAACCGAGGCAACTGATTTGGCTGCCGATCTGGTGATTCTGACAGTCAAAAGTTTCGATACGGCAGTTGGGGCCAGCCAGATTGCCGATATGGCGGGAATTCCCTATGTGCTTTCTCTGCAAAATGGATTGGGCAATGGGGAAGCGCTTGCTTCCGTTTTGGGTGCGGAACGTGTGCTGCTGGGGATTACCACCTATGGCGCGACTTCTCTTTCTGACGGGGAGGTGGCGGCCAGAGGGGAAGGCGAATTGGTGATTGGGGAGTATCAATCAAATTCGGCCATCAAGCAAACGATTTCCGATTTAACGCAAGCAGATTCCATTTTTTCACAAGCAGGTTGGAACGTCAGGCGGGCAGCCGACATGCGGAAGGAAATTTGGCTAAAAGCGCTCATCAATATAGGAATCAATCCGTTAACCGCCATCCACCGTACGGTAAACGGTGAGATTGCAGCACGTCCCGATTTGCGAAAAATGGCCCTCGCGGCCGTATGGGAAGCGGGCAGGATCGCGGTCGCCAATGGGATTCTTGCGATGGAAGACGTACAGGCGGCTGCCGACCGAATGTTGCAGGTCTGCCAGCAAACGGCTGCGAACCGCTCCTCTATGCTGCAGGACATTGAAAACGGCAGACCCACAGAAATCGATTCCTTGAATGGTCAAATTGTTCAAATGGGCAAGGAACTCCAGATCGAAACCCCTGTCAATCTTGTATTGACCCATTATATAAAAGAATTACAGAACCGGTGA
- a CDS encoding UDP-N-acetylmuramoyl-L-alanyl-D-glutamate--2,6-diaminopimelate ligase: MQLRTLLAPILLKRVMGPDAVDIVKITADSRQVTTGSLFIALKGHTVDGHDFVRKAVEQGAVAVVTETEFANLPVTQVVVKNTRDVIPILSSVFYRHPSKSMKVIGVTGTNGKTTVTHLIDKILMDQGHLTGLIGTIKKRIGREEFDVQNTTPEALDLQETFHRMREIGTVYTVMEVSSHALELKRVAGTEFRTAVFTNLTQDHLDFHGSMEEYRNAKGKFFARLGNTYGDTPDESRFAVINADDPSAPFFLQQTTAQTITYGIDQPADVRATQLRIEAGGASFRLESFAGSVDIRLQMTGKFSVYNALAAAAAALCEGVPLAAIRLSLESVSGVDGRFERVDVGQNFTVLVDYAHTPDSLENVLKTIREFAKGSVYTVVGCGGDRDRTKRPLMARIAVEYSDVAVLTSDNPRTEDPELILDDMEAGLASVTSRRYVRLTDRTDAIRWAIARAKAHDIVLIAGKGHETYQIIGSTKYHYDDREVAAKAIRGEL; encoded by the coding sequence ATGCAATTGCGGACATTGCTGGCCCCGATCCTGTTAAAACGGGTGATGGGGCCAGATGCGGTAGACATCGTGAAGATTACGGCCGACTCCCGACAAGTGACGACCGGGTCCCTTTTTATCGCATTGAAAGGGCATACGGTGGATGGTCATGATTTTGTTCGCAAGGCGGTTGAGCAGGGGGCAGTTGCCGTAGTTACGGAAACAGAATTTGCCAATTTGCCAGTTACGCAGGTGGTTGTAAAAAATACGCGGGATGTAATCCCGATCCTTTCTTCCGTGTTTTATCGGCATCCGTCCAAATCGATGAAAGTGATTGGAGTGACCGGTACAAATGGAAAAACGACCGTCACTCATCTGATCGATAAAATCCTGATGGATCAGGGTCATTTGACCGGCCTGATTGGAACGATCAAAAAACGGATCGGCAGAGAGGAGTTCGATGTGCAGAACACAACGCCGGAAGCGTTAGATTTGCAGGAAACATTTCACCGGATGCGGGAAATCGGCACCGTTTACACGGTGATGGAAGTTTCTTCACATGCCCTTGAGCTGAAGCGAGTGGCGGGCACCGAATTCCGAACGGCCGTTTTCACCAATCTTACGCAGGACCATCTCGATTTTCACGGTTCTATGGAGGAGTACCGCAATGCGAAAGGCAAATTTTTCGCGCGGTTAGGCAATACATACGGCGATACGCCGGATGAAAGCCGATTTGCGGTAATCAACGCGGATGATCCGTCCGCCCCGTTTTTTCTTCAGCAGACGACTGCTCAAACCATCACATACGGAATTGATCAGCCAGCCGATGTGCGCGCTACGCAGTTGCGGATCGAAGCGGGGGGCGCTTCCTTTCGTTTAGAAAGTTTTGCTGGCTCTGTTGATATTCGACTGCAAATGACCGGTAAATTTTCAGTTTATAATGCGTTGGCGGCTGCTGCTGCCGCTCTCTGCGAAGGAGTTCCGCTTGCCGCAATCCGTCTGTCGCTGGAATCGGTCAGCGGTGTCGACGGCAGGTTTGAGAGGGTGGATGTCGGCCAGAATTTTACGGTTCTGGTCGATTATGCGCATACGCCCGATTCACTTGAAAACGTGTTAAAGACGATCCGGGAATTCGCGAAAGGCAGCGTGTATACGGTTGTCGGCTGCGGTGGCGACCGGGACCGGACGAAGCGGCCTTTAATGGCCCGTATTGCGGTTGAGTACAGCGATGTTGCCGTTTTGACTTCGGATAACCCGCGCACGGAAGATCCGGAGCTGATTCTGGATGATATGGAAGCGGGCCTCGCGAGTGTCACGTCCCGGCGGTATGTCCGTCTGACCGATCGAACGGACGCGATCCGTTGGGCGATTGCGAGAGCGAAGGCACATGACATTGTGCTGATTGCCGGCAAAGGACATGAAACGTATCAAATTATCGGCAGTACAAAATACCATTATGATGATCGGGAAGTTGCCGCAAAAGCAATCAGGGGTGAATTATGA
- a CDS encoding anti-sigma factor family protein: protein MTNWHIEERLSAYLANEVEPEEKDFIESHLETCANCRQELEFLQELQLSSKCFCYR, encoded by the coding sequence ATGACGAACTGGCACATCGAAGAGCGGTTGAGCGCGTATCTGGCAAATGAAGTAGAACCGGAAGAGAAGGATTTTATCGAATCTCATCTCGAAACATGTGCGAACTGTCGACAGGAATTGGAGTTTCTGCAAGAACTGCAGCTATCATCCAAATGTTTCTGCTATCGGTGA
- a CDS encoding RNA polymerase sigma factor, whose protein sequence is MSTRSEEPTPEEHFVLSEEKRELQSLVDFLPDKYRDVVVLYHYKRLSYREISEILGIEVKSVETRMSRAKKMLRDLIRKEDPVHDELAHRRAVERVSGK, encoded by the coding sequence ATCTCGACCCGATCAGAAGAACCGACGCCGGAAGAACACTTTGTTTTATCGGAAGAGAAACGGGAACTTCAGTCGCTGGTCGACTTCTTGCCTGATAAATATCGTGACGTGGTAGTGTTATACCATTACAAAAGATTAAGTTACCGGGAAATTTCAGAGATTTTGGGGATTGAAGTAAAATCTGTCGAAACCCGCATGAGCCGGGCGAAGAAAATGCTTAGAGACTTGATTCGAAAGGAGGACCCTGTGCATGACGAACTGGCACATCGAAGAGCGGTTGAGCGCGTATCTGGCAAATGA
- a CDS encoding stage V sporulation protein D codes for MRAGIGTLRKRLVIVLFALAAVFLALIGRLAYIQLIQAPWLTEKAEDLWRRNIPVEPKRGVITDRTGEVLAYNGSSPTVVAIPSQIKDKQAAAESLAKTLGVKSQDILSKISKRTLLVYVMPGGRKIDEEKAKAVRNLKLPGIYITEEGKRNYPLETLAAHILGFSGIDNQGLTGLEAWYDSRLRGKAGSISFFANAKGERMPNENDTYTPPVNGQNLKLTIDKEISTFVQREVQNVVANYNPDGVMVIVADPKTGEILAMENYPTFNPSKYKEYPQEVFNRNLTIWKTFEPGSTFKIVTLAAALEEKKVNLNEKFFDPGYYEVAGRRIRCWKAGGHGSETILEVVENSCNPGFMMMGQRLGKEKLFEYIRKFGFGQKTGIDMPGEGNGILFKLNRVGPLELATTSFGQGVSVTPIQQVMAVSAIANGGLLMQPHVAKEWTDPETGNVVETIQPKVQRRVVSEETAKTVRETLESVVAQGTGKNAFREGYRIGGKTGTAQVASPGGGYKSGHYIVSFVGMAPVDDPRLVAYIAVDNPKAGVVFGGTIAAPVIGNILADSLHYLGVPARKNGIPREYKYGDIVPVEVPQVAGLSLEEGQRAMIQNAANLRVETVGSGKYIVAQAPTAGTKVPPGSTLRIYLSDQPVP; via the coding sequence ATGCGGGCGGGTATCGGAACACTTCGCAAAAGACTGGTGATTGTACTGTTTGCGCTTGCTGCCGTTTTTTTAGCGCTGATCGGCCGTTTGGCTTATATTCAATTGATACAGGCTCCGTGGCTGACAGAAAAGGCGGAAGATCTCTGGCGACGAAACATTCCGGTAGAACCGAAACGAGGAGTCATTACCGACCGCACCGGGGAGGTGCTCGCTTATAACGGCAGCTCACCGACGGTTGTCGCAATTCCTTCGCAGATTAAAGACAAACAGGCTGCCGCCGAAAGTCTGGCTAAAACATTAGGGGTAAAATCGCAGGACATTCTTTCCAAAATCAGCAAACGTACGCTGCTTGTCTACGTGATGCCCGGCGGTCGCAAGATTGACGAAGAAAAAGCGAAGGCGGTTCGCAACTTAAAGCTGCCAGGTATTTATATTACGGAAGAAGGAAAACGGAACTATCCATTGGAAACATTGGCGGCGCATATACTAGGTTTCTCAGGTATCGACAACCAGGGATTAACCGGGTTGGAGGCCTGGTATGACAGCCGTTTGCGCGGCAAGGCGGGAAGCATCTCGTTTTTTGCAAATGCAAAGGGCGAGCGTATGCCAAACGAGAACGATACGTACACACCTCCTGTCAACGGACAGAATCTGAAATTGACCATTGATAAGGAAATTTCCACTTTTGTGCAGCGGGAAGTTCAGAATGTGGTCGCCAATTACAATCCGGATGGTGTCATGGTGATCGTTGCCGACCCGAAAACGGGCGAGATATTGGCAATGGAAAATTACCCGACATTCAATCCAAGCAAGTATAAAGAATATCCGCAGGAAGTATTCAACCGGAATTTGACTATCTGGAAGACGTTCGAGCCTGGTTCGACGTTCAAGATCGTGACGCTGGCGGCTGCGTTGGAAGAGAAGAAGGTAAATCTGAACGAGAAGTTTTTTGATCCGGGTTATTACGAAGTGGCAGGTCGGCGGATCCGTTGTTGGAAAGCGGGCGGCCACGGGTCGGAAACGATTCTGGAAGTGGTCGAAAACTCCTGCAACCCCGGTTTTATGATGATGGGACAGCGGCTTGGCAAAGAAAAGCTGTTTGAGTATATTCGTAAATTCGGGTTTGGGCAGAAAACGGGGATTGATATGCCAGGTGAAGGAAACGGGATTTTGTTCAAACTAAATCGGGTAGGTCCGCTAGAATTGGCGACAACTTCCTTCGGACAGGGCGTTTCCGTTACACCGATCCAACAGGTAATGGCTGTTTCCGCCATTGCGAACGGCGGGCTTCTGATGCAGCCGCACGTCGCGAAAGAATGGACCGATCCGGAAACCGGCAATGTGGTCGAAACGATTCAACCAAAAGTGCAAAGACGGGTGGTGTCGGAAGAAACGGCCAAAACGGTCCGCGAAACGCTGGAAAGCGTGGTGGCCCAAGGAACCGGTAAGAACGCATTCCGGGAAGGGTATCGGATTGGCGGGAAAACCGGTACGGCGCAGGTGGCATCGCCGGGCGGCGGATACAAATCGGGCCACTATATTGTTTCGTTTGTTGGAATGGCACCGGTGGACGATCCGCGCCTGGTCGCCTACATCGCTGTTGACAATCCGAAAGCGGGCGTCGTCTTCGGTGGAACGATCGCCGCTCCCGTGATCGGAAATATTTTAGCCGATTCGCTTCATTATCTGGGTGTTCCGGCAAGGAAAAACGGAATTCCTCGCGAATACAAATATGGAGATATAGTTCCGGTGGAAGTGCCGCAGGTGGCGGGACTGAGTTTGGAAGAGGGACAGCGAGCGATGATTCAAAATGCGGCCAATCTGCGGGTGGAGACGGTTGGCAGCGGCAAGTATATTGTGGCGCAGGCGCCGACAGCCGGTACGAAAGTGCCGCCCGGTTCAACGCTGCGAATCTATCTGAGCGACCAGCCTGTTCCTTGA